The genomic stretch cattagctctgacttctccattgcaccgaggaggtatgtaggcccaaagcttaacgctttgccgagcttattttaaaaataaaacaaactctcttttttagcacacacacacagattttcaaaaaggttcctgtggaataccacagatatgaggggtgcttaaaaccttcccctcatataatcaacacccgaacctgagttctcttttcttgttttttaaaaacaaaactttgggttttacgttcttttcccttttcctttgaaaaaataaagcgcggtggcgatttcaaacggaatattgattcgagtcaatcacatggcttcgatatcagattttccccgctacaggggGGAGGAGGTGATCGAagtcatctcggccacgaaatcGGCCAGTGCCTGAGCCTTCAGTGCTTTTCTACTTTCATATTGGACGTCGAACtcggatagctcgagggaccactTTAGCATTCTCCCAGCCATATCTAGTCAGCCGAGGAGTTGTTTGATTGGTTGATCGGTTCAGACGACGATggtatgggcgaggaagtagtacctcagcctTCGGGCGGCTATTATCAGTGCCAGCGCGACTCTTTCAATTTGCTGGTATCGCACCTTgggtccttgtagggctttgctggtgaagtatacaggcttctgcccgtcttcagCCTCTCGGATTAAGGCCGCGCTAACTGCTTTGTTAGAGATGGCCAGGTAAAGGTATAGGATCTCGTCGTTTCCCGGTCGGGAGGGGACGGGTGGCTCTGAGAGGACTTGCTTGAGTTGAGATAGCGCTTGttcgcactcctcggaccattcgaaggtcgCTTCCTTGCGTAGTAATTTAAAGAATGGGAGAGCGTGCTGGGCGGACTTCACGAAGAAACGGGACAGTGCTGTGAGCATCCCATTTAAGACTAGGATGGATTTCTTATTTTTAGGtgtccgggttggcttctattcctctttcGGTCAAGTAGAAACTGAGGAACTTACCCGCCCGGAcaccgaaggtgcacttctctgggTTGAAACGCATCTTGCAGGACCTGGCCCGCTCGAATACTCGTTCGAGATGCATGGTGGGGTCGGTGTCTTCTCGGGATTTGacaatcatgtcgtccatgtatacctcgagggtgtcacCGATTTCTCCTTGGaataccttgttcatcatccgctggtaagtggctccggcgttcttgagtccgaagggcattacattgtagtaatagttgcccgactcggtcatgaacaccgtgcactgcttgtcgcatctcgccatggggatttggttgtaacctgaataagcatccataaaagacaataatttataaccggccgagttgtcgaccagtctgtcAATGTTAGGCAATGGGTAAGCATCTTTGGGACAAGCCCgattaacatcagtataatcaacccacattctccattttccattagattttttaactagtacaacatttgagagccaagttgaatacttggccttggaaataaaatttgcctctaggaggtcttttacagctttctcggcaacctccgctttctcgggagactgccgacgcctacgttgaactactgtcTTCGCGGCTGGATAAATGGAGAGATGGTGGCAGGCGatctcagggtcgagtccgggcatttcagCTGCGCTCCAAGCGAACAATTCGGCGTTGGCTCGAAGGCAAGCCACGAGTTGTTTCCTCGGCAGATCTGGGATGTCTTTGCCGATCTTCACCTCCTTGTCAGGGTTGTCGCCAAGTGGGACGAGCTCAAAGTCGCCGTTCGGGATTGGTCGGACGGGGTGGGTCGTCCTTGATTGTGACTCTTCGCCATTCTTCAGTTCCTCTCTCAAAAAATGGGCGTCAAGGTCGACCGAGCTGACGTTGGTCGGTTGCTGAAGGTCTTCTCGAGCTGGCTTGTCTTCAGCTCTCGGCTTCTTGTTGGAGCTGGAAGGAGGGGCGATCAGTTGTAATCTTTTCATCAACGCGTCAAATATCCTTCTGGCCAATTCGATGttggcgttgatggtggccactcgtcccCTTTTTGTATAGAACTTCATCTTGAGGTGCACGGTCGAGGGGACGGCCGTAAGTTCGGCTAGAGTGGgtcgtccgatgatgcagttgtaaagagttttgcagtcgatcacATGGAATCTTGTCTTGACTTGTCTGGATGCTTCTTCTTCCCCGAAAGTGACGATCAGCTCTACGTaaccccatggtttggtggtggtTCCGTTGAAACCCTAAAGGTCGGAGCCTACGTATGGAATAAGGTGGGAGTCGTCCAACTTGAGGGTTTTGAAgagatgggagtacatgatgtcgactgaGCTTCCCTCGTCAATCAAGACCTGTTGGACGTCGAAATTGGCCATCCTTACTCGAATGAGCACGGGGGTCGTGGCATTTGAGCTCCGTCGGGGAGCTCTTCTAGATAGAAGGTGATTGGGTCTGATTTTCCTCTGAACTTCTGGAGGGTTTGGCCGAGATATGAATTGGCGCTGATCAGCTCGTTAAACTTTCTTTTTACTGAGCTGATCGTGAGTGAACCTGGATCCctgccgttggagatgaccatcgTAGTCGGGAGTCCTTCCCATGTGCTTAGAGCGGAGGTCGCTCCAACTGAAGGTATGAAGTTCTCTGGTCGTGTGACAGACAGATCAACCTGCAATGGTCGGCCATCTAGTGAATTGACCTCGTTAGAGTTCCTTGGCCCTTCTCTCCGGGAAGATTCTCCCTTCTTCGTGTATTTAGACAGGCGACCCTCCTTAATCAGAGTTTCGATGGCATCCTTGAGGTGTATGTATTCATCGGTCAGATGCCCGTGACTTTTGTGATACTTGCAGTATTTAGATTTTTCGGTCCCCGGCCTGGTGGGATTTGGCCTTGGCGGTTTGACGTTGGAGTTTTTGAACTCGGTGCTCTTGCACTCGGACAGAATACGCTCACGTGACACGTTTAGGGGGTGTACTCATTGAAACGACCAGATGGTCCCCTGTGTTCCTTCGTGTCGCGGGGCCtgtcatcttttcttttttcgtGGCCCCGGCGTGAAAGAGAGCAGTCTTGGCTCGAGCTGTGGGCAGTGTCGTTGCCTCTTAAGGCCTTCTTCATAGTTGCTTTGCCTTCCTCGAAAGCAATGTAAGCTTGGGCTTTGAGGAGGAGGGCGTCCATGGTGCGCACCTTCTCAATTTtgatggccttcttgaagtcgcTCCCTGGGAGGAGCCCTCGTTCGAGGAGGTACCTCTTTATATGGTCAGTtgtctgcacttggacggcctctttgttgaacctgtcgagatATTCCCGGAGAGGTTCGTCGGTACCCTGGATGACAGCTTCGAGGGTCGCTTCTGATTTCGGTTGTCTGCGGGAGGCAGTAAAGTGGTTGGAGAAGAGCTTCTTGAGTTCTGCCCAAGAGTGGATGGAGTTGGGAGGAAGGTTCCTATACCAAGTCATTGCTCCCTTTCTGAGCGTGGTCGGAAAGATCCGACATTTGATGGATCCTCGCACCACGTGATAATCCATGACGGCTTCGATGCTCTAGATATGATCGTCCGGATCGGTGGTCCCGTCGTAGAGATCCAGGGTATGGGGTTTTTCCATTCCCTGGGGCAGGCGGGCTCGTCGGATCTCTTCCGACAGAGGGCTGTGGACGTCTTCCTCGTCACTTGGTCCGGGGGAGGTTGAGTGCCTTCCACGGTTGCTGTGTTTTCGCCGAGGTTTTTCTTGTGATTTTCCATAAGTTTTGCGATTGTCCTCGGGAGGAGAACGCTCGCGGGTCTTCGCAACAGTCTTGGTGGGGCCCCGGTGATCTTGTTCGGGAGAAAGGCTTCCAGTTTCTTCCACCtcaggtttctggttcttcctgCTCTTTCGCGGAGGAGAGCGTGAGTAGGATCTTCGCCGACTGTACCTCCTGGGCGGGGAGCGCGAAGAAGAGGGTGATCAGTGGCGATGCCTCCTCGGCGGGGagtgagaggaggaggaggaacgCGATCGGTGGCGTCTCCGCGGGGGAGATCTCGatcgtcgcttcctttccagcCTGTCGATCCGCTCAATTTGCTGTTGGATGAGGCGGTTGGTGTTCTTGAGGGCCGCGAGCAAAAGGACAGCTGTGGACTCAACGTCCTCGGGGACATTGACTTGCTCTTGGTCATCCTCATACTGGGTCCTCTGTCTCTGGGAGGTGTGAGTGAAAGAAGAGGCAGGTTGCTCGTCTCTGGAGTCAGCTTCGTTGTTCTGGTTTCGAGCTTTCTCTGGCCTGTTATGGACTTGAGACTGCTCGTTCCGATTGTTTTTAGGTTGCTCGTTCCTGTTGTTTTGAGCTTGCTCGTTCCTGTTGTTTTGAGCTTTCTCGTTCCTGCTGGGTTGGGAGATTTTATGCCTTGGTCTTCCTTGCCCGTCAGCAGGGGGTTGTTGTTCCTCCCGTCGGTGTCGATTCTGTCCTTCAGCAGTGGTACCGTGATTGAGAGGATCGAGGTGGAAGGGATCAGGATTTCCTCGATTGTTGTTGTTGGCAGCCATGACCATTGTAGGATGGatttgctttgatctttgtttgttaaagaaggggaagcttggttcccacagacggcgccactgatcgtacctgattagaaggatcgtcaaggcctgctcggaagTTGGATCTTTGTAAAGTGaaagggggtgtacctgcaaggtactccgatgccaaagcaAGAAGAcaagcaaaggagtgcaagtacaagctaaaggttagaaagaattgaatacctgaccctctagtgaaagagggtatttatagcccccagcactgggccatgatctcgctactgggctggatttccaggcccaactaggagactgccaggtttcctgggcAAAAATAccggaggtgcgtgagtgccctctaTCCTGGTTAACTGCTCtgaagtttaagggagacgcggtcttttagggaccgcgtggactccgcattattcagagggttggatatgaaggatccctacgaggagcagggtcctcggcgagAGGATGTTTGCGGGGAGCACCCGTGTCGGGCGCCAGACAGCTAGTGGGGAGCATTGTGTCGGGCAAAGGGTAGACGAGCAGGCTTTGCTCTTTATGGGCCATGAGATAGTTTGGACCCTCAAGGttaagtgggccgaaagtagattgggcggaatcttggcccagtccagaacacaatatataattaattcaaactcATGTTTTATCACAGCGGAAAAACAATTCATAAGGATCTAAGCCTTTTATTGCAACAAAAGAGAAATATCCAAAccaaataataaagaaataaaagagtatgATAACTTTAAAAacacgcgttcccagtgttacaagtattcagagcatgacaccaacaCCTAATTATTAGACTAAAAGCGATAACTCCCTAAAAGCCATCCTCACCAAACATCTAAGCCACTTagcttcaatctgaaaaataagagtaagggtgagactacatcataaattaaatagcattataaatcgtcaTATATaaaattcataagcaattatccaccctacttagcatattcagattaatcaattcataccaatcacaagcacaagtcaagaGTATGTGCcaacaacacaacacaatcataacaccggatttcatcctgacatgtcacaatttatacaaagacgatgcagactcttatgcatgtgataccatacatgggctaaacccatccgacTAATctattcatcaccgagatacagcccaatcggcacaaattccacacaatgggaattatgcccaccatttgatcctCAACATcgccgggatccatcaccaaaatgcgtatgaatgaatgcacacatatgacatacttataacatcactgATCTGATGCATCgcatcgtctcattacaactcaccatttcatcaccaataaagtatgtacatgtctcagcatcattcaaaacaaatcattcATCGCCATAATAATCCCAGTAATACCCTCACCATattaccacattgtcacattcatcaatatatgcacacaatgtataaACTCACCAAAAACAATACCAACTAAAATGAAACATCATTATCATAAACAACTCGCCAACATAACACCGAATAGTGCATTCATATTTTAACACCATTTAACAATCATGTATGTAATACTTACATCACACAAAACACAACATCAACTTAGCAAATACATTGCCGCAAAGCCACTACATAAATACATTTATTACTTGTGCATACAAGTATACTTCACCACCACAAAATAccgggtttttaaaataaaattgagctaCTGATCTTTAAGATATTTTATtagatataaaattaaattatctttccaacgcacaaaacggcgctcaaaacggacttacggtttgaaaattagaagtttttaaagttaagtaaaatttaagaaaatctgtggaacccggttcctacctgggtgggaaccggttcctgaaaccCAGAATTTCCTCGTTTCGGATTTTTACtatgggaacccggttcctcccacttgggaaccggttcctgacgctGTTGTAGCAGAAAACTCCaattttatgacttttcttcattcctaccttcactatcaacaccaaatacgatcccacacattatagtgaccaattttcatcagttttcatgattctaacacaacaacaatgcaatataactatcatccatcaattataacaaaccaattgtatcatattcatcaaattgggcatgtcagtgtcagaatctcataaaccctaacatcctaAATAAAGGTTCAAACTCTTAATCTATTCTACCATCATCAAAACTATAATACTAGTTAATAAAgaatagtcaccccttaccttgatGGAGATTCTTGAATTGATCCTTGAACTTTGGGGTTTTTCCTCCTTCCTTTGCTCTTTTCACTTCTACGATCAAAATATTTTCTCCCAACTCTTATCTTGttcctttcttttctattttcccaataataaaataataatagaaatatGACTAAGTGTAGAGCTTTTTACTCCATATACCCCCTAATTACCCCTCACACCCCAAAAGTCCaatattcttttatttccttattttatgaaaatataacataatttagtaataggctcaacaacttaacaccccttcattactaaataccacacttggcccaaagaccaatattcCATAATTTCTCCAAatagttcaacgaaaatactaaataattctgaataataatttaatttccgattaaattaaaattagaaaatatggggtgttacataatcTGACATTTTACAAAACAGTCATTAGCATGGAACTCAAAGAATACAACATTGTCTTTAGCAAAATGACTCATACTTAGAAGATTTTTGGTGATGGGAGGAACAAGAAGAAGATTGTTCAATTTTAAAGAAGAATTAGGGCACAGATTTGAAGGAAAAATCATAGAGCCAAGAGATGTGATGGACAAACCTTGGCCATTGCCAACATGAACCTGATCATTGCCAAGAAGAGAGATGGAGTAGTGAGATTTGTGGCATCTGGTGTCACATTATGTGATGCACCTGAATCAGGGTACCATGCTTGATTGTAAAATGAGGAGCAATCAGTGCCAGCTAATAGTGCTTGAGGCCAGGGTCTAGAGTATTGAGAAGCCATAGAATGAGTCATAGGTCTGGTTTGGTTCATGGTTTGAGGAGTCGGAGCTCTGAATCCAGGTTGAGTCCACACATTAGGTTGAACAAAACCAAAGTTACCATAGGGTGGAGGAGCACCAAATGGAATATAGGAACCATATGAATCCTGAGAGTGACGATAATAGCAGTAGCTTGCATCATGCCCAGTTTTGTAGCATATTTGACACTGAACGGGATTTCTATAGCCATTGCGGCCTCTAAACCTCCCACCTCTATTACCTCTTCCACGAGAGTTGTTGCCACGACCATAGCAAGGAAGATTTCCACCAGTGGAATCAGGAATTTCAAGGTTTTAAGGAGTGAAGTTGCAATTCTGCTCATTTGCGTGAGTGAGATTAACAGAAACTGATTCAAcaacatctttctttgatctgTCTATTCTGGATTCTTGATTGAGAAGAAGCAGTTCAATTTCATCGATCGAAATAAACTCTGAGTTGGagttaacaacaacaataacatagtCAAAATCAGACGGTGGCGCTTCAAGAATCATTTCGATTTGATCACGGTGGAGAACCAGATCACCGATTGACATTAAGGTATCAACGATCATTCGAACACGAGCAAGAAATTCATAGATAGTTTTAGTACCTTTAGATAGGGAGCGAAGTAGCGATCCCAGTTGACGAGACCGAGTTTTCATTTGCGTACAGCAAAAGGCATGAATCTCTTCCCAAACTTGCCAAGAATGACGAAGGAGAACAAAGCGAGAGATAAGAGAATCTGAAATCGTGGTTAACAACCACGTACATAGCAGTGTGTCTTGTTCCTCCCAAGCCACATAGCTTGGATTTTCATTTCCGGTGTTGCGATCAACGACAATGAGATAGCACTCCAGTACTTGAGGAGATACGACAACTTGCACCATTTTGGTGCCACAAAGAACGCCTTCGACTTGCTGTTTCCGTTGTCGATAGTTCGTATTGTCAAGCTTTATTGAGATTTTTTGTTTAAACGTGGTGTTTGCAGCGGCAGAGCTATCACCATTAGCAATGGTTGCACGAGGAGACGATGTTGGTAAAGCCATGAGAGTCGAGGATCAGAGAGaaactcttgataccatgttagaaGTAACAGAAATCAGATGTATTGATTAACCAATTCAGTTACAGTAGGATCCCATATATAGAAAGGTTAAGAGTGGAATTAGACTCTTGTCTAATTCCCTTAGCTACACTATTACCGTATTACCCTTTATCTCTAATATcaacaataaataaattatttaaaatttcaactatatttattaattatttaatctttaataaactaattaatcATTAATAGTTGAAACTAAGTTGAAGTTTCAACTAAATTAAATACTAAAGGATatatgaaatatatattattgttgcaatatcataattaataattaaaagagaTGCTTGACCTAGTAGATagagggtgcagttaccgtgcatagataaaaatctatgcaccatgcatagattattatggacccttggatcattggatcaaattctagatatcaattgttattactcaaaaCTCAATACTGACCACTCAATacccaatactcaatactcaatattgaattaaaaacataatccaatggcttatgtaggcttatgtaggcttataaAAATAcagagattaaatttaaaaattcgcCAACTTACATGGACCAACAACTATATATTTAAAGGGAATTAACTTCTATTTTATAAGTAGTTGAAGCGTCTAGTTTAACTTGGTTTGTGATAATCACTTCATATAGTTTCCTCCACTAGTAAAGGTTACTTGATGATTGTTGTTTCCCAAGTGTTCATTGGAAAGTTTTACGGTCTTATAGTTTTAATCTAAATTTAAAAGTCAAATgtcattaatatttatttttctgtcatCTGCTTTGTGGAATTGTATTTTCAACACAAATCAACCTTACAAAGAAGAGACAAATTCTTTGTTGTCCTTTTGAGGACTAACATCCTACCAACAGTTTGGATCCTCTTGTCAGTAGTCTCAATGGATGACAAACAGCATGATAAAAAGTTTCCTTGTTTCATTTGTTGTGTGCATTTTTATCTACAAACAAAATTGTCACCTTAAATTTATTTTGTTTCctatttttaaatatatgtaaAAGGACAGGTAAAGTTTTGTAATCAAACAAACAGACTCTAGAAATTTCCAACATTAATATTATCCACAATTTACAACAAGAAACATGCAATTGCTTTAAAATCCAAGCAGCAAAACTAGGGCTTAATAGGTGGACCAGCATATACACCACTATTCATATAAAGATCACAAGGTTCTGTCTCTGCAAGCCAAGCATATTCATCCTCCTCCCCAACACATACAGGTCCATTTCCTGCAGCTGCAAAAGCCAAGCAGGGAATGACATTTTCATTTCAATTGAAGGAGATTTAGCCTTATAACTGAGAAAGCATTGAAGGCGTGCGACATTTCTAACAAGTTACTTACAGA from Vicia villosa cultivar HV-30 ecotype Madison, WI linkage group LG4, Vvil1.0, whole genome shotgun sequence encodes the following:
- the LOC131597346 gene encoding uncharacterized protein LOC131597346; translated protein: MVMAANNNNRGNPDPFHLDPLNHGTTAEGQNRHRREEQQPPADGQGRPRHKISQPSRNEKAQNNRNEQAQNNRNEQPKNNRNEQSQVHNRPEKARNQNNEADSRDEQPASSFTHTSQRQRTQYEDDQEQVNVPEDVESTAVLLLAALKNTNRLIQQQIERIDRLERKRRSRSPPRRRHRSRSSSSSHSPPRRHRH